Proteins found in one Fulvitalea axinellae genomic segment:
- a CDS encoding DUF5689 domain-containing protein has protein sequence MKYRYLNKALTLCACLFAVALSSCEIEADAPKAPDKTANTDFGTAITFADLKGMIDSENYAVITENRFIEGFVIANNETNNFYKKIKIQGDNQGAEVKLNFTKNAYKVGDHVKIALKGLNLNKYTDLQIGSTYGSADDIRFGGIDEDAADTIIRVTAGSLVEPKLLTSEDLNDDALNTLVKFDQVQFDEGDLGETFADPQGESKYSVNRSLVFKNGSKVIVRTSNAATFASMAIPGGSGSIAGVLGKYGKDFQLFIMDPAEIKMEGDRFEIEKPEIDFGTEISITELKGLIDSENYKKIEEARFVQGTVVANADGGNFYKQFTFQAGEEGAVVKINTTKVPFAIGQKVKIALKGLYLNKYADLQIGSTYVDSKDKKTKFGGIDEGDIESKIEASAGTAIAPKTVTIAGLFDGMLNTLVTVNDVQVVDGDLNKSFAEPKQNTNRTLETCDGEQLVLRTSGYSKFAGETLPSGKGSITGILGKYGSTYQLFIRNTADINMAGERCTTDGGGNEPATEISIADLKQKIDGTQFVQINENLFVEGTVIANAESGNFYKQFTIQAEGEGAIIKINTTDLPYTVGQKVKVKLKGLHLNKYADLQIGSTYVDSKSGDTRFGGIDKNKLSEFIEATTGTAIEPTTVTIDGLTDTMLNTLVKFEDLQFKTTGEIYAKSKQNTNRTLTTCDGKELVLRTSGYAKFAGETVAEGKGSIVGVLSKYKDTYQLYIRDLNDVDMTGDRCE, from the coding sequence ATGAAATACAGGTATTTAAACAAAGCATTAACGCTCTGCGCCTGCCTATTCGCTGTCGCCCTGAGCTCTTGCGAAATCGAAGCTGACGCTCCGAAAGCGCCAGACAAAACCGCTAATACCGACTTTGGAACAGCGATCACCTTCGCAGATCTGAAAGGTATGATTGATAGCGAGAATTATGCGGTAATCACCGAAAATCGCTTCATCGAAGGTTTTGTAATCGCCAATAACGAAACCAACAACTTCTACAAGAAGATCAAGATCCAAGGCGACAACCAAGGCGCCGAAGTAAAATTGAACTTCACCAAAAACGCTTATAAAGTTGGTGATCACGTCAAAATCGCCTTGAAAGGCCTAAACCTCAACAAATACACTGATCTCCAAATCGGCTCTACCTACGGTTCTGCGGACGATATCCGTTTCGGCGGAATCGACGAAGACGCGGCCGACACAATCATCAGGGTTACGGCCGGTTCTTTGGTAGAACCAAAGTTGCTGACTTCCGAAGACTTGAACGACGATGCGCTCAATACGCTCGTGAAGTTCGATCAGGTTCAGTTCGACGAGGGCGATCTTGGAGAAACATTTGCGGATCCTCAAGGAGAAAGCAAATATAGCGTCAACAGATCCTTGGTTTTCAAGAACGGATCTAAAGTGATTGTCAGGACTTCAAACGCCGCTACTTTCGCTTCTATGGCCATTCCGGGCGGAAGCGGATCTATCGCCGGTGTTCTCGGAAAATACGGCAAAGACTTCCAGCTTTTCATCATGGATCCAGCCGAGATCAAAATGGAAGGTGATCGTTTCGAAATCGAAAAACCTGAAATTGATTTCGGAACCGAGATTTCCATCACAGAGCTCAAAGGCTTGATCGATTCTGAGAACTACAAAAAGATTGAAGAAGCCCGCTTTGTACAGGGTACCGTAGTAGCCAACGCTGACGGTGGAAACTTCTACAAGCAGTTCACTTTCCAAGCAGGTGAAGAAGGCGCCGTTGTGAAAATCAACACGACCAAAGTACCTTTCGCCATCGGCCAAAAAGTGAAAATCGCCCTTAAAGGCCTTTACCTTAACAAGTACGCGGACTTGCAGATCGGGTCGACTTATGTGGATTCGAAAGACAAGAAGACTAAGTTTGGCGGTATTGACGAAGGCGATATCGAGAGTAAAATCGAAGCTTCAGCTGGTACAGCTATCGCTCCGAAAACCGTAACTATCGCAGGTTTATTTGACGGTATGTTGAATACGCTTGTTACCGTAAACGATGTACAAGTAGTTGACGGAGACTTGAACAAAAGCTTCGCTGAACCGAAGCAAAACACAAACCGCACTTTGGAGACTTGCGACGGTGAGCAACTTGTTCTCAGAACTAGCGGATACTCAAAATTCGCAGGCGAGACACTTCCTTCCGGAAAAGGTTCTATCACAGGTATCCTTGGCAAATACGGAAGCACTTATCAGCTCTTCATCCGCAATACCGCTGACATAAATATGGCCGGCGAACGTTGCACCACTGATGGAGGCGGTAACGAACCAGCTACCGAAATCTCTATCGCTGACCTTAAGCAAAAAATCGACGGTACGCAGTTTGTTCAAATCAACGAGAACCTCTTTGTGGAAGGAACTGTTATCGCCAATGCGGAAAGCGGAAACTTCTACAAGCAGTTCACAATCCAAGCTGAAGGCGAAGGAGCAATTATTAAAATCAACACGACAGATCTTCCGTATACTGTAGGCCAAAAAGTAAAGGTGAAACTTAAAGGTCTTCACCTCAACAAATACGCTGACCTACAAATCGGAAGCACTTATGTTGATTCCAAGTCAGGAGACACAAGATTCGGTGGTATCGACAAAAATAAACTTAGCGAATTCATCGAAGCGACCACAGGAACCGCTATCGAACCTACAACGGTAACAATCGACGGGTTGACTGACACAATGCTCAATACGCTCGTAAAATTCGAAGATCTTCAGTTCAAAACAACAGGAGAGATTTACGCTAAATCAAAGCAAAACACTAACCGCACGTTGACTACTTGCGACGGAAAAGAGTTGGTGCTTAGAACCAGCGGATACGCAAAATTCGCTGGAGAGACCGTAGCCGAAGGCAAGGGTTCAATCGTAGGTGTTCTTAGCAAATACAAAGACACTTACCAGCTCTACATCCGTGATCTCAACGATGTTGATATGACTGGTGATCGTTGCGAATAA
- a CDS encoding carboxypeptidase regulatory-like domain-containing protein codes for MRHRILLILALLLCNLTWAQQQGKLSGRVVDEKTGNAVEGALIELLGLEITAKTDGQGVYLLSPVPAGHQKIRISHDEYETVERLISVSAGIETKMGDVQLAFVGEDTDAIITLDANIQQEDSDTDGENISSLLASSRDVFQNKAAYTFGRYRFKIRGYNSENTGVYLSGSPMNDPESGRVYWSNWGGLNDVLRNSTITNSLDQADNTLGFIGGSTNIDLSASKQRKGLKLTYSSLQGSYKNRLMATYSTGLMENGWAFTVAGSRRWAQEGYIDGTFYDSYSYFLGVEKVFNDNHRLSFTTFGSPTKRASSSGSPAYVYELAGDNFYNPNWGYQDGEVRNARETSSFKPTFILSDVWDINDNLKWVNTLTYMKSYYGKTALNWQNTDDPRPNYYKRLQNEDEDVQQELQDRFRNDVSYRQLNWDAFYATNQNNGLSKAGFVYENGKATPIGKDYNRSLYIVEDRRNDSDQVNFTSMLSSTLNDNVSLRGGVNYTWYKARRYNEVEDLLGGDYWLDIDQFAERDGFASDNDVRYPDRLTQEGDVISHDYDVNIKTGNVWALSSFTYNKVDFYIGAGLTQTQYWRTGNMQNGKFENNSLGDSEKKNFTDYHIKGGATYKINGRNYIVSNLSYQTRAPFFSDAFVSPRTRNQYVDDLKSEKIFSSDLAYVFRSPYAKFSVKGYYTKFSDKTDVFSFFHDDKKTFVNYVMTNIEEVSRGFEFGGEYKVSPSVTVNAAGAIGLYYYNDNPNITGYQDNNNQQFDSGTPEIKNLRRGGSPQTALSLGARYQSPKYWSVGFDANYFANNYVDLFPVTRDPNITDNNDKMLWQEAEELPNFFTLDLNARKSWRINGTYVSLSLNVNNLFDKQVEVSGYEQRRYSVDGRYEFPSTVFYSYGRTYFLNLSISL; via the coding sequence ATGAGACATCGTATACTGTTAATCCTCGCGCTCCTGCTATGCAATCTTACATGGGCGCAGCAGCAGGGCAAACTGTCCGGCCGAGTTGTCGACGAGAAAACCGGCAATGCTGTGGAAGGGGCTCTGATCGAACTCCTCGGACTAGAAATTACGGCCAAGACTGACGGCCAAGGTGTTTATCTCCTTTCGCCAGTCCCGGCCGGGCACCAGAAAATCCGGATATCACACGATGAGTACGAGACCGTAGAACGGCTCATTAGCGTAAGCGCCGGAATCGAAACGAAAATGGGTGACGTTCAACTCGCCTTTGTAGGCGAAGACACCGACGCCATCATCACACTTGACGCTAACATTCAGCAAGAGGATAGCGATACGGACGGTGAGAACATTTCCAGCCTTTTGGCGTCATCAAGAGACGTGTTCCAAAACAAAGCCGCTTACACGTTCGGAAGGTACCGTTTCAAAATCAGGGGTTACAATTCCGAAAACACAGGCGTTTACCTTAGCGGTTCCCCAATGAACGATCCCGAAAGCGGACGCGTTTATTGGTCTAACTGGGGCGGTCTCAATGACGTTTTGAGAAACTCCACCATCACAAACAGTTTGGACCAGGCGGACAACACACTCGGATTCATCGGAGGATCAACAAACATTGACCTTAGCGCCTCAAAGCAACGCAAAGGGCTGAAGTTAACATACTCAAGCCTCCAAGGAAGCTACAAAAACAGGTTGATGGCCACTTACTCGACCGGGCTGATGGAAAACGGTTGGGCGTTTACGGTAGCCGGTTCGAGAAGATGGGCCCAAGAAGGTTACATCGACGGCACTTTCTATGATAGCTACAGCTACTTTTTGGGTGTGGAAAAAGTCTTCAACGACAACCACCGCCTTAGCTTCACCACTTTTGGGTCTCCAACTAAAAGAGCCAGCTCCAGCGGTAGCCCCGCTTACGTTTACGAGCTTGCAGGGGACAACTTCTACAACCCTAACTGGGGATACCAAGACGGAGAGGTTCGCAACGCTAGAGAGACTTCATCTTTCAAACCAACTTTTATCTTGAGCGATGTCTGGGACATCAACGACAACCTCAAGTGGGTGAACACGCTGACTTACATGAAGAGCTACTACGGAAAAACGGCTCTCAACTGGCAAAACACTGACGATCCTCGCCCGAATTACTACAAGAGACTTCAAAACGAAGACGAAGACGTTCAGCAAGAACTTCAGGACAGGTTCCGCAACGACGTCTCTTACCGTCAGCTGAACTGGGACGCTTTCTATGCGACAAACCAAAACAATGGCTTGTCTAAAGCCGGATTCGTTTACGAAAACGGAAAAGCGACACCTATAGGCAAAGATTACAACCGTTCGCTTTATATCGTTGAAGACCGCAGAAACGACTCTGATCAAGTGAACTTCACTTCTATGCTCTCTTCGACGTTGAACGACAATGTTTCTTTGAGAGGTGGCGTAAACTACACTTGGTACAAAGCCAGAAGATATAACGAAGTAGAAGACCTGTTGGGTGGCGACTACTGGTTGGACATCGACCAATTCGCCGAACGTGACGGTTTCGCTTCTGACAACGACGTTCGTTACCCGGACCGCCTTACTCAAGAAGGTGACGTAATCAGCCACGATTACGACGTGAATATCAAAACGGGTAATGTTTGGGCTCTCTCCTCTTTCACTTACAACAAAGTTGATTTCTACATTGGCGCCGGCCTCACCCAGACTCAGTACTGGAGAACAGGTAACATGCAAAACGGCAAATTCGAAAACAACTCATTGGGTGACTCGGAGAAGAAAAACTTCACCGACTATCACATCAAAGGTGGAGCTACCTACAAAATCAACGGCCGTAACTACATCGTTTCGAACTTGAGCTACCAGACAAGAGCTCCATTCTTCAGCGACGCTTTTGTTTCTCCAAGAACACGTAACCAGTACGTGGACGATTTGAAAAGCGAAAAGATTTTCTCTTCTGACCTCGCTTATGTTTTCCGCTCGCCTTACGCCAAATTCTCGGTTAAAGGTTACTACACTAAATTCTCTGACAAAACTGACGTCTTCAGCTTCTTCCACGATGACAAGAAGACATTTGTCAACTACGTAATGACTAACATAGAGGAAGTCAGCCGTGGTTTCGAATTCGGCGGTGAGTACAAAGTGTCTCCGTCTGTTACCGTTAACGCCGCTGGTGCAATCGGGCTTTACTACTACAACGACAACCCGAACATCACAGGTTACCAAGACAACAACAACCAGCAGTTCGACTCAGGCACACCTGAAATCAAGAACCTTCGCAGAGGCGGGTCTCCTCAAACGGCTCTTTCTTTGGGCGCCCGCTACCAATCTCCGAAATATTGGTCTGTAGGGTTTGACGCCAACTATTTCGCCAACAACTACGTGGACTTGTTCCCTGTGACTCGTGACCCGAACATCACGGACAACAACGACAAGATGTTGTGGCAAGAAGCCGAAGAACTTCCAAACTTCTTCACTTTGGACCTGAACGCACGCAAGTCTTGGAGAATCAACGGCACTTACGTTAGCCTTAGCCTCAACGTGAACAACTTGTTCGACAAGCAAGTGGAGGTTAGCGGTTACGAGCAAAGAAGATACAGCGTAGACGGACGTTATGAGTTCCCTTCTACTGTATTCTACTCTTACGGAAGGACTTACTTCCTGAACCTGAGCATCAGTCTTTAA
- a CDS encoding endonuclease/exonuclease/phosphatase family protein produces the protein MGVRHYLVGLILIFSITAQAQEKKSGKAKALTVGFYNMENLFDIYDDPATRDSEYTPEGKNNWTKERYQRKLTNMATVISKIGADELGSRHGAPSILGICEAENLKVIEDLVSQPELKSKNYGIVHQDSPDRRGIDVALLYKKKDFVVENARWAPLKIKSDEGEEFFTREQLVVSGKLENGEELHVIVNHWPSRYGGEKRSRPKRNAAADLTRSLVDSISAVKPGAKIVVMGDLNDDPDNASVKKHLRTKGDRKKLQEGDLYNPYETYFKKGIGTLAYRDNWNLFDQLILTQPLIDKNSGGYYLMKAKIFNKKFLKQQEGRYKGYPWRTFAGGRYSGGYGDHFPVYMILVREL, from the coding sequence ATGGGCGTAAGACATTACTTAGTGGGGTTGATATTGATATTCTCGATAACGGCCCAGGCGCAGGAGAAGAAGAGCGGCAAAGCAAAGGCCTTGACCGTGGGTTTTTATAACATGGAAAACCTGTTCGATATTTACGACGATCCTGCCACTCGCGATAGCGAATACACCCCTGAGGGTAAAAACAACTGGACAAAGGAGCGTTATCAGCGAAAGCTGACCAACATGGCCACGGTTATTTCGAAAATCGGCGCTGACGAATTGGGGTCACGGCACGGGGCTCCGTCTATTTTGGGTATTTGCGAAGCCGAGAACCTCAAGGTGATCGAAGATCTCGTCAGTCAGCCGGAACTGAAGTCGAAAAATTACGGAATCGTTCATCAGGATTCTCCGGACAGGAGGGGTATCGACGTTGCGTTGCTTTACAAGAAAAAAGATTTTGTGGTTGAAAACGCGCGTTGGGCACCACTGAAAATCAAAAGCGACGAAGGGGAAGAGTTTTTTACTCGTGAACAGCTGGTAGTCAGCGGAAAACTGGAGAACGGCGAGGAACTTCACGTAATCGTAAACCACTGGCCTTCAAGGTACGGTGGAGAAAAAAGGAGCCGTCCAAAGCGTAACGCCGCGGCGGACCTGACAAGATCTTTGGTTGACTCGATTTCGGCCGTAAAACCAGGCGCTAAAATCGTCGTGATGGGTGACCTCAACGATGATCCTGACAACGCTAGTGTCAAGAAACATTTGAGGACTAAAGGCGACAGAAAGAAACTGCAAGAAGGCGATCTTTATAACCCTTACGAAACTTATTTCAAAAAGGGAATCGGAACGTTGGCTTACAGAGATAACTGGAATCTTTTTGACCAGTTGATTCTTACGCAACCATTGATCGATAAAAATTCAGGCGGTTATTATTTGATGAAAGCCAAGATTTTCAACAAGAAATTCCTTAAGCAACAAGAGGGCCGATACAAAGGGTACCCTTGGCGTACATTTGCCGGAGGCCGTTATTCTGGCGGTTATGGAGACCACTTCCCAGTTTACATGATTTTGGTTAGGGAACTCTGA
- a CDS encoding DUF5689 domain-containing protein, whose amino-acid sequence MTTSRKIYSLLALIVLWGTALTGCVDKSDDISEPTVPDFVLKPEAELLSIADLKAKYDLYTPNAVKIETDEQIRGIISMDDSQGSLYKTAIIYDPISKEAIRMQFNSSYPFRQGSEVVMNIKGLNVFHSTGAHILGAQQYTNNKGNDYLLGIPYQTISKVLSLGNDTPITEVTMEELKANYADYVNLMVKIKNVEFKNQDITYADNDESREHFIEDANGEDIKVRVSGYEKFASQKVRQGKFDFVGMVSIFKTSGGNVSENDMQLAIRNLNDFEDASN is encoded by the coding sequence ATGACGACTAGTAGAAAAATATATTCGCTTTTGGCCCTCATCGTCCTTTGGGGAACAGCCCTCACCGGTTGCGTTGACAAAAGCGACGACATAAGCGAACCGACAGTTCCGGACTTTGTCCTCAAGCCCGAGGCGGAGCTGTTGAGCATCGCCGACCTGAAAGCCAAATACGATTTGTATACGCCAAATGCGGTAAAAATCGAAACGGACGAGCAAATCCGCGGGATCATCTCAATGGACGACTCGCAAGGAAGCCTCTACAAAACGGCTATCATTTACGATCCGATTTCCAAAGAGGCCATCCGCATGCAGTTCAACAGCAGCTACCCTTTCCGACAGGGTTCTGAGGTGGTTATGAACATAAAAGGTCTCAATGTTTTCCACTCAACGGGCGCGCATATTCTGGGTGCCCAACAATACACCAACAACAAAGGCAACGACTACCTTTTGGGAATCCCTTACCAGACCATCAGCAAAGTGCTTTCTCTTGGAAATGACACTCCGATAACCGAAGTGACTATGGAAGAGCTGAAGGCCAATTACGCTGACTATGTCAACTTGATGGTGAAAATCAAGAACGTGGAATTCAAAAACCAAGACATAACCTACGCCGACAACGATGAGTCAAGAGAACACTTCATCGAAGACGCAAACGGCGAGGACATCAAAGTGCGTGTCAGCGGTTACGAAAAATTCGCATCCCAGAAAGTAAGACAAGGCAAATTCGACTTCGTTGGAATGGTCTCGATCTTCAAAACATCAGGAGGCAATGTTTCGGAAAACGACATGCAGCTCGCAATCCGAAATCTGAACGATTTCGAAGATGCCAGCAACTAA
- a CDS encoding GH92 family glycosyl hydrolase: protein MRRFYLLVATLFLGLTACEKEVKQESQVGYVDPMIGTGFHGHTYPGATSPWGMVQLSPDNGRSGWDWTSGYHYSDSLIAGFSHTHLAGTGIGDLCDILVMPTSKDIDLNASKAGKRETYGYLDKFSHENETAGAGYYSVKMNSGVKAELTTSRRMGFHRYTFPQGEARKVVLDLAHTINWDWPEDTRIEVVNDNTIRGFRKSSGWAKKQSVYFYARFSEPFVKYTLAMDSTSSSSKIKEIQGRMARGVFEFAGGSAEPVVMKLALASSSMKGAEANFMAESANSFDAQVKANSALWQDELSGITVKGGTEKQRRIFYTAMYHSKTAPATYSDVNGEYQGGDYKLHKAPKGTNIYSTFSLWDTFRAVHPLMTITNPDIVNDMVRSMVAFYEESGKLPVWGLQGNDTGCMWGYHAVSVIGEAYLKGFRDYDVEKAYEAMKTSAMQDIRYTDLYKKYGYIPFDLTNQSVSKTQEYNYGDWVIAQVAKDLGKNEDYEFFMKRSAYWKNLFDPSTEFMRAKDSKGNWREPFDPISYGGHHHGNPIKDYIEGNGWQYVWYELHDIPTLIDTLGGPEKFTVKLDSLFSLPSDAGDASADVTGLIGQYVHGNEPSHHVAYLYNLAGKPWKTQQKVREILEGQYDDTPEGISGNEDCGQMSAWYVLSASGLYPVNPASGEYQIGSPVFEEVAFKVKDGKSFVITAQGNSSDNIYIQSAKLNGKALKRTFLKYEEIMNGGKLELVMGSEPNKSAML, encoded by the coding sequence ATGAGGCGCTTTTATTTATTGGTGGCGACCCTCTTTCTGGGCTTGACGGCTTGCGAGAAAGAAGTAAAACAGGAATCTCAGGTGGGGTATGTTGACCCTATGATCGGGACTGGATTTCACGGACACACTTATCCGGGAGCCACTAGCCCTTGGGGAATGGTGCAGCTGAGCCCGGACAACGGAAGGTCGGGTTGGGACTGGACATCGGGCTACCATTACTCAGATTCGCTGATCGCCGGTTTTAGCCATACGCACCTTGCGGGTACAGGTATTGGCGATTTGTGCGATATTTTGGTAATGCCTACCTCAAAGGATATCGACCTTAACGCGAGCAAGGCCGGGAAAAGGGAGACTTACGGTTATCTCGACAAATTCAGCCATGAAAACGAGACGGCGGGAGCGGGGTATTACTCCGTTAAGATGAACTCCGGCGTAAAAGCCGAGCTTACCACATCAAGAAGGATGGGTTTTCACCGTTATACTTTCCCGCAGGGGGAAGCCAGAAAAGTAGTGCTTGATTTGGCGCATACTATTAACTGGGATTGGCCGGAAGACACCCGTATAGAGGTTGTGAATGATAACACTATCCGCGGTTTCCGTAAAAGTAGCGGTTGGGCCAAAAAACAGAGCGTGTATTTTTACGCCCGTTTCTCGGAGCCTTTTGTGAAGTACACTTTGGCGATGGATTCCACTTCCTCTTCGAGCAAGATTAAGGAGATTCAGGGACGTATGGCGCGCGGCGTGTTCGAATTCGCTGGCGGAAGCGCTGAGCCCGTAGTGATGAAATTGGCCTTGGCTTCATCTTCGATGAAAGGGGCGGAGGCAAACTTTATGGCCGAAAGCGCCAATAGTTTTGACGCTCAGGTGAAGGCCAACAGTGCTTTGTGGCAAGATGAGCTTTCGGGAATTACGGTAAAAGGCGGTACGGAAAAGCAACGTAGGATTTTCTACACGGCGATGTACCATAGCAAAACCGCCCCGGCCACTTACTCGGACGTAAACGGCGAATACCAAGGCGGAGATTACAAACTCCACAAAGCGCCGAAAGGAACGAATATTTACTCGACATTCTCGCTTTGGGACACCTTTAGGGCTGTTCACCCGTTGATGACGATCACGAACCCGGATATCGTAAACGATATGGTCCGTTCGATGGTCGCTTTTTATGAAGAGTCCGGAAAATTGCCCGTTTGGGGGCTTCAGGGTAACGACACCGGTTGTATGTGGGGTTACCATGCGGTTTCCGTGATTGGTGAGGCTTACCTGAAAGGCTTCCGCGATTACGATGTGGAGAAAGCTTATGAGGCGATGAAAACTTCGGCTATGCAGGACATTCGCTACACGGACCTGTATAAGAAGTACGGATATATTCCGTTTGACTTGACAAACCAGTCGGTAAGTAAGACACAGGAATATAACTACGGCGATTGGGTAATCGCTCAGGTAGCCAAAGACCTTGGCAAAAACGAGGACTATGAGTTCTTTATGAAAAGATCGGCATATTGGAAAAATCTTTTCGATCCTTCGACCGAATTTATGCGTGCCAAAGATTCGAAAGGAAACTGGCGCGAGCCGTTTGATCCGATTAGCTACGGCGGTCACCACCACGGAAATCCGATCAAAGACTATATTGAAGGTAATGGCTGGCAGTACGTTTGGTACGAATTGCACGATATCCCGACTTTGATCGATACTTTGGGCGGTCCTGAGAAATTTACCGTTAAGCTCGACTCTCTTTTCTCTTTGCCTAGCGATGCCGGTGATGCCAGCGCAGACGTAACAGGCCTGATCGGTCAGTACGTTCACGGTAACGAGCCTAGCCACCACGTAGCCTATCTGTATAATTTGGCTGGAAAGCCTTGGAAGACGCAACAGAAAGTGAGGGAAATCTTGGAAGGCCAGTACGACGATACTCCGGAGGGGATTTCGGGCAACGAAGACTGCGGACAGATGTCGGCTTGGTATGTGCTTTCGGCCTCGGGGCTTTATCCTGTGAATCCGGCCAGCGGTGAGTACCAAATCGGGAGTCCGGTGTTTGAAGAGGTTGCTTTCAAGGTTAAGGACGGAAAGTCTTTCGTAATCACGGCCCAAGGCAATTCTTCGGACAACATCTATATCCAGTCGGCGAAGCTGAACGGAAAGGCGTTGAAAAGGACATTCTTGAAGTATGAGGAAATAATGAATGGAGGAAAATTGGAGTTGGTAATGGGTAGCGAGCCAAACAAATCGGCGATGCTATAA